Proteins found in one Deltaproteobacteria bacterium genomic segment:
- a CDS encoding DHA2 family efflux MFS transporter permease subunit, translating to MNNSPDSDIYRWFVLGIVMVGTLSVMLNSSIVNVALPHMMSAFSVNRNQIEWVSTGFMLAGAVAMPAVGWGVGRLGHKNLYLGALALFTFGSVACAFAWSYNALIVARVITAVGAGALQPVSMAMVADLFEPHERGKALGIWGTGVMIGPAFGPTLGGYLTEWFGWRAIFSVNLPIGLVTLLVGAAIIKSDRSVPRLRLPFDWWGFFFLSMALVSGLLALSKGQEKGWGSTYILTCFALTIIGLTLFAAIESAIKHPLLDLSLFRYFNYSLSMILGVFRSVGLFGGLFLLPIFLQNLAGYTVIQAGLWVMPAGIVIGVVMPLAGWMADHYSPRWLVTFGTAVAGFALIMYGYLDPLSGAGMIIGWQVVRGVGLALMMAPLITVAINSVPPNKVAEASSFLNVGQRVGGSFGIALLNTYVTNSIIGHSARLGELMGMRSEVFHYFTLHVSQALSRHMQGMPSTDSAREVMTSMVLRHAPGLPAGEYGQGLLLSLNAIFHRASVMGFDNGFVLAGLIVLAGVPLCLLLKPGWYQESGSQVSESGKFLGG from the coding sequence ATGAATAATTCTCCCGATTCTGACATTTATCGCTGGTTTGTGCTCGGCATCGTCATGGTGGGCACGCTTTCTGTCATGTTGAATTCCAGCATTGTCAACGTGGCTCTGCCGCACATGATGAGTGCTTTTAGTGTCAACCGCAACCAGATTGAGTGGGTTTCGACTGGATTCATGCTGGCCGGCGCCGTGGCTATGCCGGCGGTGGGCTGGGGGGTGGGACGCCTGGGCCACAAGAACCTTTACCTTGGGGCCCTGGCCCTGTTTACCTTCGGCTCCGTGGCCTGCGCCTTTGCCTGGAGCTACAATGCCTTGATCGTGGCGCGGGTGATTACGGCCGTTGGCGCCGGCGCCCTCCAGCCGGTGAGCATGGCTATGGTGGCGGATTTGTTTGAACCCCATGAACGTGGCAAAGCCCTCGGAATTTGGGGAACCGGCGTCATGATCGGCCCGGCGTTTGGCCCGACTCTGGGCGGCTATCTGACCGAATGGTTCGGCTGGCGGGCTATCTTTTCGGTCAACCTCCCCATCGGACTGGTGACCTTGCTGGTTGGAGCGGCCATCATTAAAAGCGATAGATCGGTGCCGCGCCTGCGCCTCCCATTTGACTGGTGGGGGTTTTTCTTCCTGTCCATGGCCTTGGTCAGCGGGCTCCTGGCCCTTTCCAAGGGACAGGAAAAAGGCTGGGGGTCAACCTATATTCTGACCTGCTTTGCCTTAACCATCATCGGACTGACCTTATTCGCGGCCATCGAAAGCGCGATTAAGCATCCCCTTCTGGACTTGTCCCTCTTCCGCTACTTCAATTACTCGCTCAGCATGATCCTGGGAGTCTTTCGGTCGGTGGGCCTTTTTGGCGGGTTATTCCTGCTTCCGATTTTTCTTCAAAATCTCGCCGGGTATACTGTCATTCAGGCCGGATTATGGGTGATGCCCGCCGGGATTGTGATCGGCGTTGTGATGCCTCTGGCCGGATGGATGGCTGACCATTACAGCCCGCGCTGGCTGGTGACTTTTGGCACGGCTGTCGCCGGTTTTGCTTTAATCATGTATGGATACCTCGATCCCCTTTCAGGCGCAGGTATGATCATCGGCTGGCAGGTGGTGCGCGGCGTGGGCCTGGCCTTGATGATGGCGCCACTTATCACCGTGGCTATTAACTCGGTACCCCCGAACAAAGTGGCCGAAGCCTCCAGCTTTCTCAACGTGGGCCAGCGAGTAGGCGGTTCGTTTGGGATTGCGTTGCTCAATACCTATGTCACCAATTCCATTATCGGCCACAGCGCGCGTCTTGGTGAACTTATGGGCATGCGCTCAGAGGTGTTTCATTACTTCACCCTCCATGTCTCACAGGCGCTCTCCAGGCATATGCAAGGGATGCCTTCAACCGATTCTGCGAGGGAGGTGATGACCTCCATGGTGCTCAGGCACGCTCCCGGTCTGCCAGCGGGTGAATATGGACAGGGGCTGCTCCTGTCATTGAACGCGATCTTCCACCGGGCCAGCGTGATGGGATTCGACAATGGGTTTGTACTTGCCGGCTTGATCGTGTTGGCCGGGGTTCCTCTGTGCCTGCTGTTAAAGCCGGGCTGGTACCAGGAGAGCGGCAGCCAGGTCAGCGAGTCAGGAAAATTCTTAGGAGGATGA
- a CDS encoding SDR family oxidoreductase: MGERLKDKIAIVVGAGQTPGDTIGNGRAIAVLFARQGAKVMLVDRRLDSAFKTKAMIDEEGGESFAFEADITKIEDCQGLVEKCVEVHGRIDVLVNNVGIGQGDRGPVKLTEEVWDRIFNVNLKGMFLTCKFALPVMERQGSGSIVNSSSVAAVANSPMLAYKASKAGVNALTHLIAMRYARKGIRANVVMPGLMNTPIAIEGTTQALGIDKEELIRTRNDQVPLKGGMGDAWDTAYAVLFLASDEAKYITSVVLPVDGGLSGKIGR, translated from the coding sequence ATGGGAGAGCGCCTTAAGGATAAAATAGCGATTGTTGTTGGAGCGGGTCAGACCCCGGGCGATACGATTGGGAATGGCAGAGCCATTGCAGTGCTTTTTGCGCGCCAGGGCGCCAAGGTTATGCTGGTTGATCGCCGTCTGGATTCCGCGTTTAAGACAAAGGCCATGATTGACGAGGAAGGCGGGGAGTCTTTTGCTTTTGAAGCAGATATTACGAAGATTGAGGATTGCCAGGGCCTGGTCGAGAAATGTGTCGAAGTTCACGGCCGGATTGATGTGCTTGTAAATAACGTCGGCATCGGTCAGGGGGACAGAGGGCCGGTCAAGCTCACCGAGGAGGTCTGGGACAGAATTTTCAATGTGAACCTGAAGGGAATGTTTCTGACGTGTAAGTTCGCCCTGCCCGTGATGGAGAGGCAGGGGAGCGGTTCCATTGTCAATAGCTCTTCTGTGGCCGCCGTTGCTAACTCACCCATGCTGGCCTACAAGGCCTCAAAGGCCGGGGTGAACGCCTTAACTCATTTGATCGCCATGCGGTATGCCAGAAAGGGGATCCGCGCCAATGTAGTCATGCCAGGGCTGATGAATACCCCTATTGCCATTGAAGGCACCACCCAGGCTCTGGGCATTGATAAGGAAGAATTGATCAGGACGAGAAATGATCAGGTTCCTTTGAAAGGGGGCATGGGAGACGCCTGGGATACCGCATATGCAGTGCTTTTCCTG